TACGTGCGGGCCGGGCACTTTGCCCGCGCTGCACTCGAGGCTGCGGCGTACCAGAGCTGCGATGTGCTCGACGCGTGCAACTCGGATGCGCCCGAGCCGTTGCGCGAGCTGCGCGTCGACGGCGGCATGGCCGTGAACGATGCCCTGATGCAGTTCCAGGCCGACCTGCTCGGCACGCCGGTCGTGCGCCCGAAGATCGTCGAGACGACGGCGCTCGGGGCAGCGTTCGCGGCCGGGCTCGCGGTCGGCTTCTGGCGCGATCGCGAGGAGCTCGCATCCCTCTGGCGCGAGGATCGACGCTTCGAGCCGAACATGTCTGATGAGGAGCGCGACCGGCTCCGCGCAGGCTGGCTCCGCGCGGTCGAGCGCAGCTTCGACCTCGCCTAGCGGAGCGATAGGTGTTGCGTTTGGCCCCATCCGAAGGCGTTTTCGCGCCGAGAACGGGCCCAAACGCAACACCCATGCGCGTAGAAGTGTCTCGAGGTGGACCGTCGCAGCCCGCGGGCCGCCCCGACGCCAAGCGGCCGGTCACCGGCGCAAAGTAGACTGGGCAAGAAATCTTGAAGTAGAGAGAACTACAAGGGAGTGCCGCGCATGGCGAAAATCATCTATACGCACACCGACGAGGCCCCGCTCCTCGCGACCTACTCGTTCCTGCCCATCGTCCAGGCGTACGCGAAGACCGCTGGCGTCGAGGTCGAGACCCGCGACATCTCGCTCGCCGGCCGCATCCTCGCCACCTTCCCCGAGAACCTCACCGAGGAGCAGCGCATCGGCGACGCCCTCGCCGAGCTCGGCGAACTCGCGAAGAGCCCCGAGGCGAACATCATCAAGCTGCCGAACATCTCGGCGTCGGTGCCGCAGCTCAAGGCCGCGATCGCCGAACTGCAGGCGCAGGGCTTCGACATCCCCGACTACCCCGAGGAGTCGGAGGATGCGAAGGACGTCGAGGTGCGTGCCCGCTACGACAAGATCAAGGGCTCGGCCGTGAACCCGGTGCTGCGCGAGGGCAACTCGGACCGCCGCGCACCGGCGGCGGTGAAGAACTTCGCCCGCAAGCACCCGCACTCGATGGGCGCTTGGTCGGCCGACAGCAAGACCGCGGTGGCGACGATGACCGACGGCGACTTCCGCCACAACGAGCAGTCGGTCGTGCTACCCGCCGCTGACAACCTCGAGATCCGCTTCGTCGGCGACAACGGCACCTCGCGCGTGCTCAAGGACAACCTCGCAGTGCTCGAGGGCGAGGTCGTCGACTCGACGGTCATGCACCTCGCCGACCTCGACGCGTTCCTGCGCGAACAGGTGCGGGCGGCGAAGGATGCGGGCGTACTGTTCTCGACACATCTCAAGGCCACGATGATGAAGGTCTCCGACCCGATCATCTTCGGCCGCGTCGTGCGCGCCTTCTTCCCCGACCTCTTTGACACCTATGGCGATGTGCTCACCCAGGCCGGCCTCTCGCCGAACGACGGCCTCGCCGCGATCATCAAGGGCGCCGAGAACCTGCCGCAGCGCGACGGCATCCTCGAGGCCATCAACAAGGCCTACGAGACCGGCCCGAAGCTCGCGATGGTGAACTCCGACAAGGGCATCACCAACCTGCACGTGCCGAGCGACGTCATTGTCGACGCGTCGATGCCCGCCATGATCCGCATCGGCGGCAAGATGTGGGGCCCCGACGGCAACGAGGCAGACACGCTCGCCGTTTTGCCCGACTCGTCGTACGCCGGCATCTACCAGGTGACGATCGACGACTGCAA
The Gulosibacter sediminis genome window above contains:
- a CDS encoding NADP-dependent isocitrate dehydrogenase, which translates into the protein MAKIIYTHTDEAPLLATYSFLPIVQAYAKTAGVEVETRDISLAGRILATFPENLTEEQRIGDALAELGELAKSPEANIIKLPNISASVPQLKAAIAELQAQGFDIPDYPEESEDAKDVEVRARYDKIKGSAVNPVLREGNSDRRAPAAVKNFARKHPHSMGAWSADSKTAVATMTDGDFRHNEQSVVLPAADNLEIRFVGDNGTSRVLKDNLAVLEGEVVDSTVMHLADLDAFLREQVRAAKDAGVLFSTHLKATMMKVSDPIIFGRVVRAFFPDLFDTYGDVLTQAGLSPNDGLAAIIKGAENLPQRDGILEAINKAYETGPKLAMVNSDKGITNLHVPSDVIVDASMPAMIRIGGKMWGPDGNEADTLAVLPDSSYAGIYQVTIDDCKANGAFDPATMGSVSNVGLMAQKAEEYGSHDKTFEAPGNGRIEIVNSSGEVLTSHQVATGDIWRACQTKDAPIRDWVKLAVTRARASDTPAVFWLDETRAHDRNLIEKVNTYLGEHDTDGLDIRILSPEAATELSVQRIRDGLDTISVTGNVLRDYLTDLFPILEVGTSAKMLSVVPLMNGGGLFETGAGGSAPKHVDQLVHENHLRWDSLGEFLALAESLRHEAAAGNERASVLGDALDAATERLLDENLSPSRKTGEHDNRGSHLYIAKFWAEELAKQTADAELAAAFAPVAEAFAEQVEDIAAALIAEQGKPVDIGGYYRPVDAKASQVMRPIEAYNNILTLLP